A section of the Streptococcus oriscaviae genome encodes:
- a CDS encoding cobalamin-independent methionine synthase II family protein: MTHSRFQLVGSLLRPADLLDIKRQIEEREDIQYPFYDAFPDYQDLEKQTIAAIVAEQKANGVDIVTDGEFSKSMWHLDFAWGLKGVERYIAEHGYPFKNPDGTIFETRKDIGLRITEELSGRNHHFIDIFKTVKELAGDSQTKLTVWGPAHAFTELAVFNGQVGPDQVYKTREDLKQGLLKAYREFLEDYKAAGGQIVQFDDCLWELFDPANPVPFFPQDDPEALAALADEFVAINNAVVAIGHELGLTVWTHNCRGNYESRHAAGGTYEAIAEKFLRDQNYDRFFLEWDDDRAGDLKALESLRDKNVEVVLGLLSSKTSQLDDEERVYKLLEEASKIIPKERLYLSHQCGFASCDSGNQLSTDQQWAKIQQGQAIANTFWGN; encoded by the coding sequence ATGACACATTCACGTTTTCAATTAGTTGGTTCCCTACTGCGTCCAGCAGACTTACTCGATATTAAACGCCAAATTGAGGAAAGAGAAGACATTCAATATCCTTTCTATGATGCCTTTCCCGACTATCAAGACCTCGAAAAGCAAACCATTGCAGCGATTGTAGCAGAGCAAAAAGCCAATGGAGTTGACATTGTGACTGACGGAGAATTTTCCAAATCCATGTGGCACTTAGATTTTGCTTGGGGATTAAAGGGTGTAGAGCGCTATATTGCTGAGCATGGCTACCCATTTAAAAACCCTGACGGTACCATTTTTGAGACGCGTAAGGACATCGGCTTGCGCATCACCGAAGAGTTGTCTGGAAGAAACCACCACTTTATCGACATTTTCAAAACAGTGAAAGAATTGGCTGGTGATTCTCAGACCAAACTGACTGTCTGGGGGCCTGCCCATGCCTTTACTGAACTCGCTGTTTTCAACGGTCAAGTGGGGCCAGATCAGGTTTACAAGACCCGCGAAGACCTCAAACAAGGGCTTTTGAAGGCCTACCGTGAATTTCTGGAAGATTACAAGGCTGCTGGCGGCCAAATCGTCCAATTTGACGACTGCCTCTGGGAACTCTTTGACCCAGCCAACCCTGTCCCCTTCTTCCCACAGGATGACCCAGAAGCTCTGGCAGCTTTAGCAGATGAATTTGTCGCCATCAACAACGCCGTAGTGGCAATCGGCCACGAACTCGGTCTGACTGTTTGGACTCACAATTGCCGCGGAAACTATGAGAGCCGTCATGCGGCTGGTGGTACCTATGAAGCAATCGCTGAGAAATTCTTGCGTGACCAGAATTATGACCGCTTCTTCCTTGAGTGGGATGACGATCGTGCCGGCGATTTGAAAGCCTTGGAAAGTCTGCGTGATAAGAATGTCGAGGTCGTTCTCGGACTTCTCTCGAGCAAAACCAGCCAACTGGATGATGAAGAACGGGTCTACAAGCTCCTAGAAGAAGCCAGCAAGATTATACCGAAAGAGCGTCTCTACCTCTCTCACCAATGCGGATTTGCTTCCTGTGATTCTGGTAACCAACTGTCAACTGACCAGCAATGGGCTAAAATCCAGCAGGGGCAAGCTATCGCAAACACATTCTGGGGCAACTAA
- a CDS encoding MFS transporter, translating to MKKQAPFMVIGIMMLGVVMRVPFTAVPAVLPDIAAGLGVSVSDLGILTSIPLLMFAFCSTLAPRLAAKFGLEQLIAIVLLTMAAGSFIRIFNLPSLYLGTMLVGASIAIINVLLPSLVAVHFPHKIGLYSTFYITLMGCAATLGAMVAVPIVAASSWQFFILLLSGAVVLALAFWLPNVRNNHRFDQARGERATSSLWKNKGALIFLLFGGLQSTIFYTEMTWLPTISQTIGLGKAEAGFLLGVFSMTSIPMSMIIPALLTRMKKEQRAWMMLGLSSLTVVGLLLMLIAPANFLLWMLIHFMLGVSTGALFPYMMLSFTLKTSNSQATAELSGMVQAGGYLIASVGPFLLGYSYPMFGSWLPLISVLLLTCVMMMWTIWMIEKEEIIH from the coding sequence ATGAAAAAACAAGCTCCTTTTATGGTTATTGGCATTATGATGCTAGGAGTGGTGATGCGAGTGCCCTTTACAGCTGTTCCGGCAGTCTTGCCTGATATAGCAGCAGGCTTGGGCGTTTCTGTCAGTGATTTAGGTATTCTGACCTCTATTCCTCTCCTGATGTTTGCCTTTTGCTCAACGCTTGCGCCGCGACTGGCCGCAAAATTTGGTTTGGAACAGTTGATTGCCATTGTTCTTTTGACGATGGCAGCAGGTTCTTTTATACGAATCTTTAATCTTCCCAGTCTTTATCTAGGTACCATGTTGGTTGGAGCTTCCATTGCCATTATCAATGTCTTGTTGCCTAGCTTGGTTGCAGTGCACTTTCCCCATAAGATCGGGCTGTATAGTACGTTTTACATTACCTTGATGGGCTGTGCCGCCACCTTGGGGGCGATGGTCGCAGTGCCGATTGTTGCCGCTAGTTCTTGGCAATTTTTTATCCTTCTCCTGTCTGGAGCAGTGGTCTTGGCCTTAGCATTCTGGCTGCCAAATGTCAGAAACAATCACCGATTTGATCAAGCAAGAGGAGAAAGGGCGACAAGCTCCCTCTGGAAAAATAAAGGGGCTCTGATTTTCCTCCTGTTTGGCGGTTTGCAGTCTACCATTTTTTATACCGAGATGACTTGGTTGCCTACTATTTCCCAAACAATTGGCCTTGGAAAAGCAGAAGCAGGTTTTCTGCTGGGAGTGTTCAGTATGACCAGTATTCCCATGTCCATGATTATTCCTGCCCTCTTGACCCGCATGAAAAAGGAGCAGCGGGCTTGGATGATGTTGGGACTATCGAGTTTAACCGTAGTAGGTTTGCTTCTCATGCTGATTGCGCCGGCTAATTTTCTCCTTTGGATGCTCATTCACTTCATGTTGGGGGTCTCAACAGGTGCGCTCTTCCCTTATATGATGTTGAGCTTCACTCTGAAAACCAGCAACAGTCAAGCGACAGCCGAGCTTTCGGGCATGGTGCAAGCAGGAGGCTATCTGATTGCCTCTGTCGGCCCCTTCCTTTTGGGCTACAGTTATCCAATGTTTGGCTCTTGGCTTCCGCTGATTAGCGTCTTATTGTTAACCTGCGTGATGATGATGTGGACCATTTGGATGATTGAAAAGGAAGAGATTATCCATTAG
- a CDS encoding DUF3042 family protein: MCKGFGKGFLAGVFTTVALAAGAVYAIHKTIIEPEELKEAFIEENRKKAARRRVAH; encoded by the coding sequence ATGTGTAAAGGTTTTGGTAAAGGTTTCTTGGCCGGTGTTTTCACAACCGTGGCGCTTGCAGCAGGTGCTGTGTATGCGATCCACAAGACCATCATCGAGCCAGAAGAGTTGAAAGAAGCATTCATTGAAGAAAATCGCAAAAAAGCGGCTCGCCGCCGTGTGGCACACTAA
- the miaA gene encoding tRNA (adenosine(37)-N6)-dimethylallyltransferase MiaA, with translation MKTKLIVVLGPTAVGKTALGIELAQAYNGEIISGDSQQVYRQLDIGTAKATEEEQSQARHHLIDVRDVTETYSVYDFVKEAQEKIEEITSRGKLPILVGGTGLYLQSLLEGYHLGGQVDQQQVLAYRAELEALSDEDLGKMAEQAGYDSSQTSRRRLIRTLELAQFGKELENKPTPYQALLIALTDDRQALYDRINQRVDRMMEQGLLEEVTWLHQNHPTAQAAMGIGYKEFFPYLDGQISLDEALDKVKQSSRRFAKRQLTWFRNRMKVEWYQVSDPQYKEKIRGAVEEFLHD, from the coding sequence ATGAAAACCAAACTAATCGTTGTTCTTGGCCCAACGGCCGTCGGAAAAACAGCTCTGGGGATTGAGCTGGCACAGGCTTATAATGGAGAAATTATCAGCGGTGACAGCCAGCAGGTTTACCGTCAGCTGGATATTGGCACAGCCAAGGCGACAGAAGAAGAACAAAGTCAGGCCCGGCACCACCTGATTGATGTGCGGGATGTGACCGAGACTTACTCGGTCTACGACTTCGTAAAGGAAGCTCAGGAAAAAATAGAAGAGATTACCAGCCGAGGAAAGCTCCCCATACTGGTAGGAGGCACTGGACTCTACCTGCAAAGTCTGCTGGAGGGCTATCATTTGGGCGGTCAGGTGGACCAGCAGCAGGTGCTGGCCTATCGGGCAGAGTTGGAAGCCCTATCGGATGAGGATTTAGGAAAAATGGCAGAGCAGGCAGGTTATGACAGCTCTCAAACAAGTCGGCGTCGGCTGATTCGTACCTTGGAGTTGGCTCAGTTTGGCAAGGAGCTAGAGAACAAACCAACTCCCTATCAGGCGCTTCTCATTGCCCTGACTGATGACCGTCAGGCTCTTTATGACCGAATCAATCAACGGGTGGATCGGATGATGGAGCAAGGACTTTTAGAGGAGGTGACCTGGCTCCACCAGAACCACCCGACTGCTCAGGCAGCCATGGGGATTGGCTATAAGGAATTTTTCCCCTATCTGGATGGGCAGATAAGTCTGGATGAAGCGCTTGATAAGGTCAAACAGAGTAGCCGCCGTTTTGCTAAGAGGCAGTTGACCTGGTTCAGAAACCGCATGAAGGTTGAATGGTATCAGGTTTCAGATCCCCAGTACAAGGAGAAAATCCGCGGGGCAGTAGAGGAGTTTTTACATGATTGA
- the hflX gene encoding GTPase HflX, with translation MIETQKEQERALLMGVELQDTEHFEMSMEELASLAKTAGALVKGVYTQKRDKYDSKTFVGSGKLEEIAQMVEADEIDTVIVNNRLTPRQNVNLEEVLGVKVIDRMQLILDIFAMRARSHEGKLQVHLAQLKYMLPRLVGQGIMLSRQAGGIGSRGPGESQLELNRRSIRNQIHDIERQLKTVEKNRATVRERRLQSGVFKIGLIGYTNAGKSTIMNAMTDKRQYEADELFATLDATTKQINLSGKFNVTLTDTVGFIQDLPTELISAFKSTLEESMNVDLLLHVIDASDPNHSEQERVVLDILKELDMLDIPRLALYNKLDKTDDQFTPSQYPHVMLSAKDEQAKSHIQMMVLAKIKTMFHPFEVKVSLAHSYKLHDLEKITLIEKRSYEDDMEIVSGYIAPNNKWKLEEFYDGLS, from the coding sequence ATGATTGAAACCCAGAAAGAACAAGAACGCGCCCTTTTAATGGGGGTAGAGTTACAAGATACAGAGCATTTCGAGATGTCCATGGAGGAGCTAGCCAGTCTTGCAAAGACTGCTGGTGCCTTGGTCAAGGGTGTTTACACTCAAAAACGCGACAAGTACGACAGCAAGACCTTTGTCGGCTCTGGTAAGCTGGAGGAAATCGCCCAAATGGTAGAAGCAGATGAGATTGATACCGTAATTGTCAACAACCGTCTGACTCCGCGGCAGAATGTCAACTTGGAAGAGGTCTTGGGAGTGAAAGTTATCGACCGGATGCAGCTGATTTTGGACATTTTTGCCATGCGGGCCCGCAGCCATGAAGGGAAATTACAGGTTCATCTGGCCCAGCTCAAGTATATGCTGCCGCGCCTGGTCGGTCAAGGGATTATGCTCAGTCGGCAGGCTGGAGGAATCGGCTCACGCGGTCCGGGAGAAAGCCAGCTGGAACTTAATCGCCGCAGCATTCGCAACCAGATTCATGATATTGAACGCCAGCTCAAGACCGTTGAAAAAAATCGTGCAACGGTGCGGGAGCGTCGCTTGCAATCGGGTGTCTTTAAGATAGGCTTGATTGGCTATACTAATGCCGGCAAGTCTACGATTATGAACGCCATGACGGACAAACGTCAATATGAAGCAGATGAACTGTTTGCTACTTTGGATGCGACCACTAAGCAGATCAATCTGTCTGGCAAGTTCAATGTGACGCTGACAGACACGGTTGGTTTCATACAGGATTTGCCGACGGAGTTGATTTCAGCCTTTAAGTCCACACTTGAAGAGTCGATGAATGTGGATCTCCTGCTTCATGTCATTGACGCATCTGACCCCAATCATAGTGAGCAGGAGCGCGTTGTACTGGACATCCTCAAGGAGCTGGATATGCTGGACATCCCTCGGTTGGCGCTTTATAATAAACTGGACAAGACGGATGACCAGTTTACCCCCAGTCAATACCCCCATGTCATGCTGTCGGCCAAGGATGAACAGGCTAAGAGCCACATCCAGATGATGGTCTTAGCCAAGATCAAAACCATGTTTCATCCCTTTGAGGTCAAAGTGTCTCTGGCTCACTCCTACAAGCTGCACGACTTAGAGAAAATCACCTTGATTGAGAAGCGGAGCTACGAGGACGATATGGAAATCGTATCCGGCTATATTGCTCCAAACAACAAATGGAAATTGGAAGAATTTTATGACGGATTATCTTGA
- a CDS encoding cystathionine beta-lyase, giving the protein MTDYLDLALTYGGFTSLDKVYLARKLAGLTDQQKLDFITPPPSVINAYFAEIYQKQSPEAATDYYLNLSCQLGLFPSQPSFEEDKPFVRLNLSGKSFGFAYVNEAGLAQVFSEEKVEARPQLLFELAQIFPHYKVFVEEGVVFMKEMVIDEESLLPQVTDYLLTDVAANEDWVRISGLNQEEVVEAAGCYSGQLYAAWSGRTALLYIKQE; this is encoded by the coding sequence ATGACGGATTATCTTGATTTGGCCTTGACCTATGGCGGCTTTACTAGTCTTGACAAGGTTTACTTGGCTAGAAAATTGGCCGGTCTGACTGACCAGCAGAAGCTAGATTTTATCACGCCGCCTCCTTCGGTAATCAATGCTTATTTTGCCGAGATCTACCAGAAACAATCTCCAGAGGCTGCGACAGACTATTATCTGAACCTCTCTTGTCAGCTCGGCCTTTTTCCAAGCCAGCCGTCTTTTGAGGAGGACAAGCCCTTTGTTCGTCTGAATCTGTCTGGTAAATCCTTTGGTTTTGCCTATGTCAATGAGGCTGGCTTGGCCCAAGTCTTTTCTGAAGAAAAGGTAGAAGCAAGACCTCAGCTTTTGTTTGAACTAGCCCAGATTTTCCCCCACTACAAGGTGTTTGTGGAGGAAGGGGTTGTCTTCATGAAGGAAATGGTGATAGATGAGGAGAGTCTGCTGCCGCAGGTAACGGACTATCTCTTGACCGATGTGGCGGCCAATGAGGATTGGGTACGGATTTCAGGCTTGAATCAGGAAGAGGTAGTGGAGGCTGCAGGTTGTTATTCGGGGCAGCTCTATGCTGCTTGGTCGGGTCGGACAGCTCTCCTTTATATTAAACAAGAATAG
- the rnz gene encoding ribonuclease Z, with the protein MQIQFLGTGAGQPSKARNVSSLALKLLDEINEVWLFDCGEGTQNRILETTIRPRKVSKIFITHLHGDHIFGLPGFLSSRSFQSSEEQTDIELYGPVGIKAFVLASLKVSGSRLPYRIYFHEFEVDKVSKVLETDKFTVYADKLDHTIPCVGYRVMQKDLEGTLDADALRAAGVPFGPLFGKIKSGQDVVLEDGRTIFASDYLSPPRPGKVVTILGDTRKCHASVRLAVNADVLVHESTYGKGDERIARKHGHSTNMEAAEVAREAGVRQLLLNHISPRFLSKDVSQLRRDASKIFERVHVVKDLEEIEL; encoded by the coding sequence ATGCAAATTCAATTTTTAGGAACTGGGGCAGGTCAGCCCTCTAAGGCACGCAATGTATCCAGTCTTGCCTTAAAGTTGCTGGATGAGATCAATGAAGTCTGGCTCTTTGACTGCGGTGAAGGAACACAGAACCGAATTCTGGAGACGACAATTCGTCCGCGTAAGGTGTCTAAAATCTTTATTACCCATCTGCATGGTGACCATATTTTTGGTCTGCCAGGTTTCTTATCCAGTCGTTCCTTCCAGTCTAGTGAGGAGCAGACGGACATTGAACTCTACGGCCCTGTCGGCATCAAAGCCTTTGTACTAGCGAGTTTGAAGGTGTCAGGCTCACGCCTGCCTTACCGTATCTATTTCCATGAGTTTGAGGTGGATAAGGTAAGCAAGGTGCTTGAAACAGATAAATTCACGGTATATGCAGACAAGTTGGACCATACGATACCTTGTGTCGGCTATCGTGTCATGCAAAAAGATTTGGAAGGAACCTTGGATGCAGATGCTCTGCGCGCAGCAGGTGTACCTTTTGGCCCTCTTTTTGGAAAAATCAAGAGTGGGCAGGATGTGGTGCTGGAAGATGGGAGAACCATCTTTGCTTCTGATTATCTCTCTCCGCCTCGTCCGGGTAAGGTGGTAACCATTCTGGGAGATACGCGCAAGTGTCATGCTAGCGTGCGCCTAGCCGTCAATGCGGATGTGCTGGTGCATGAGTCTACCTATGGTAAGGGTGATGAGCGGATTGCTCGTAAGCACGGTCATTCGACCAATATGGAGGCTGCTGAGGTGGCGCGTGAGGCGGGAGTGAGGCAGTTGTTGCTGAATCACATCAGTCCACGCTTTCTTTCCAAAGATGTCAGTCAGTTGCGCCGCGATGCTAGTAAGATTTTTGAGCGGGTTCATGTTGTCAAAGATCTTGAGGAAATTGAGCTATGA
- a CDS encoding SDR family NAD(P)-dependent oxidoreductase: protein MRTILITGASGGLVEKMVPLLSDDFLILLGRDREKIEQLYAYHEKKVVFDVDIRDEAALLAFFEMLDCQYGQLDILINNAGFAVYDDFETFTNQQVQDMFDINTFAPMTLCRLAGKRMKERQSGQIVNIVSMSGHIATAKSSVYSASKFAALGFSNAIRLELAKYGVTVTTVNPGPIATGFFELADPDGSYQESVKAFLLQPDVVAKKIAASLGSRKREVNLPWTLNLARIFYTLFPRFSDWLAVHVFNYK from the coding sequence ATGAGAACTATTTTGATAACAGGGGCTTCTGGTGGTTTGGTAGAGAAGATGGTTCCGCTTTTGTCAGATGATTTTTTGATTTTGCTGGGGAGGGATCGGGAAAAAATCGAGCAACTCTATGCCTACCACGAGAAAAAAGTTGTCTTTGATGTGGATATTCGTGACGAGGCAGCCTTGTTGGCCTTCTTTGAGATGTTGGATTGTCAGTATGGGCAGCTTGATATTCTAATTAACAACGCTGGTTTTGCTGTGTATGATGATTTTGAAACCTTCACTAATCAGCAGGTTCAGGATATGTTTGATATCAATACCTTTGCCCCCATGACCTTGTGTCGTTTGGCAGGCAAGCGGATGAAGGAGAGGCAGTCGGGTCAGATTGTCAATATCGTTTCTATGAGTGGTCATATCGCAACAGCCAAGTCTTCTGTGTACTCGGCTAGTAAGTTTGCGGCCCTTGGTTTTTCCAATGCCATTCGCTTAGAGTTAGCCAAGTATGGTGTGACTGTCACAACGGTCAATCCGGGGCCAATCGCTACTGGCTTCTTTGAACTGGCAGATCCAGACGGCAGCTATCAAGAGAGTGTCAAAGCCTTTTTGCTCCAACCAGATGTGGTTGCCAAAAAGATTGCTGCTAGTCTGGGAAGCAGGAAGCGGGAGGTCAATCTTCCGTGGACACTAAACCTAGCCCGCATCTTCTACACTCTCTTTCCAAGGTTTTCAGATTGGCTGGCCGTTCATGTTTTTAATTACAAATAA
- a CDS encoding LPXTG cell wall anchor domain-containing protein, translating into MKLSYKSRLLNRLLIASTVLLAASLAQTTVAANSSESLEQPVVTTELTQPAVTTEQAPATTPSTEAGPADTTTAKATPPSTENTGTSSVATTTETPPVETSSEGTAATEAGTAASEATTTVEETTSTTTETSSPTAEVRAALATQPITLETTTVYLSEPATLSETASVGSKTVENVTWTLDGKPISEWKTWDLQQGDFVGEPFITVEASQAGSDYHMTIQLAALFGSDLSKRTPSNIRRTYRHYMKDFLLEGVSADGSFVIQKTLHFRPYASFRTHEEMLAEIEESKNMAASDRQVTIDVIGTSAQNRDIKMGIVAKDQASIDKYLTETTPLMLTKPDEMLIKLKEGSFDYKLPVLINNTHADEQPGIDIITSLFRDFATKDTIDFSTTDADGKPVTHSLKVADLLNKFIFLFNFTENPDGDVLNLRSLVNGLDPNRDAGFQVNPETRAIITQIHKWNPISVLDVHGFVSGFLIEPATPPHDPNFEYDLMADLMLEKAHEMGRTGVANSKYTRYTIPKIHWGDGWDDSFSGYTAVYAMYHGILGHTIEIPETNEESFKAGFYAVLGGIRNMSSKPDALMEMRLKYYSRGVNKVEDPRAEAELVGPGGEVVGRIKKDQPKFFPDYYVIPMTLDKNNDLGEAFKMIDYFKRNGVIVKELTQDMGEFKKGDLVVDMAQAKRGFANHVLYSGSNESKWGAMYAELVVNFPDMKGFKIKPIFSDKAFDGKLADVSWTQAPRTREVDHQAPYYVVANTSESAVQAINQAIKAGAKVYLTEDGFIMKTDQFAHLLKDFALYGEPLYKQPVGKELKPMKVYAPSHYYRWAGDFAILANSALALERMGFEIVATADEADAIVLESDQFDETILGKKPVIVVGGAAMQRLEALGILKGFNAEQFENGGDFEGLMKAIVDDKDPLTSGYAMNSLFYSNSGNWIEGIPEGFRTLVRIAGQDYYIAGWWPGYDQLANKVVAIAGHYMDQPLFIYAGNPTNKVHPVHFFRWVSNSLFGTQLASLEELPPVEVLVPQPDPGQTADPGISQLSHTGQGKQVASSKKTLPNTGAQDSKISMVIGSLLLLAGGFLFNLKRKED; encoded by the coding sequence ATGAAACTTTCATACAAAAGTAGGCTGTTGAATCGGTTGCTAATCGCTTCAACAGTCCTTTTGGCTGCGTCTTTGGCTCAAACCACTGTGGCAGCCAATAGTTCAGAAAGTCTGGAGCAACCTGTTGTGACCACCGAGCTTACCCAACCGGCGGTCACAACTGAACAAGCACCAGCTACCACCCCTTCAACAGAAGCTGGCCCAGCAGACACAACGACTGCTAAAGCAACACCACCTTCTACCGAAAATACAGGAACAAGTTCTGTGGCAACAACCACCGAAACACCACCTGTCGAAACTAGCAGTGAAGGAACTGCCGCTACTGAGGCTGGCACTGCTGCATCAGAAGCAACGACTACCGTAGAAGAAACTACCTCTACTACAACAGAAACAAGCAGTCCTACTGCTGAAGTCCGCGCCGCTCTTGCAACTCAACCTATCACACTGGAAACAACCACTGTCTACCTCTCAGAGCCTGCTACTCTATCAGAAACAGCTTCTGTCGGCAGTAAGACCGTGGAAAATGTCACCTGGACCCTTGATGGAAAACCAATTTCAGAGTGGAAAACTTGGGACCTCCAACAGGGCGATTTCGTTGGAGAACCTTTCATCACTGTTGAAGCCAGCCAAGCAGGAAGTGATTACCACATGACTATTCAATTGGCGGCCCTCTTTGGTAGTGACTTGAGCAAGCGTACTCCTAGCAACATTCGCAGAACCTATCGCCACTACATGAAGGACTTCCTCTTGGAAGGCGTCAGTGCCGACGGTAGTTTTGTCATTCAAAAGACCCTGCATTTCCGTCCGTATGCTAGCTTCCGCACCCACGAAGAAATGCTAGCTGAGATTGAAGAAAGCAAAAACATGGCAGCCTCCGACCGGCAGGTAACCATTGACGTGATTGGTACATCTGCACAAAACCGTGACATTAAAATGGGGATTGTCGCAAAAGATCAAGCCAGCATCGACAAATACTTGACCGAAACAACTCCTCTCATGCTGACCAAACCTGATGAGATGCTCATCAAGTTGAAAGAGGGCAGCTTTGACTACAAACTACCAGTTCTCATCAACAACACCCACGCCGATGAGCAACCAGGTATTGACATTATTACCAGCCTTTTCCGCGACTTTGCAACCAAGGATACGATTGATTTCTCCACAACAGATGCAGATGGAAAACCCGTTACCCACAGTCTCAAGGTAGCTGATTTGCTGAATAAATTCATCTTCCTCTTCAACTTCACTGAAAACCCTGATGGAGATGTTCTGAACCTTCGCTCGCTCGTCAACGGACTTGATCCCAACCGTGATGCTGGTTTCCAGGTCAACCCTGAAACACGCGCCATCATCACGCAAATCCATAAATGGAATCCGATTTCCGTTCTGGACGTTCACGGATTTGTATCAGGCTTCCTGATTGAGCCAGCTACACCACCGCACGATCCAAACTTTGAGTACGACCTGATGGCTGACTTGATGTTGGAAAAAGCCCATGAAATGGGCCGAACCGGCGTAGCCAATTCCAAGTATACCCGCTACACCATTCCTAAGATTCACTGGGGAGATGGCTGGGATGACTCCTTCTCTGGCTACACAGCCGTTTATGCGATGTACCACGGCATTTTGGGTCACACCATTGAAATTCCTGAAACAAACGAAGAATCCTTCAAAGCAGGCTTCTACGCTGTATTGGGTGGCATTCGCAATATGTCCAGCAAACCTGACGCCCTGATGGAAATGCGTCTCAAATACTATTCTCGTGGTGTTAACAAGGTGGAAGATCCACGGGCTGAGGCTGAACTAGTCGGCCCAGGCGGCGAAGTGGTCGGTCGTATCAAGAAAGACCAACCGAAATTCTTCCCTGACTACTATGTCATTCCGATGACACTGGATAAGAACAACGACCTAGGCGAAGCCTTCAAGATGATCGACTACTTCAAGCGCAACGGCGTCATCGTCAAAGAATTAACCCAAGATATGGGGGAATTTAAGAAAGGTGACTTGGTTGTTGACATGGCACAAGCCAAACGTGGTTTTGCCAACCATGTCCTCTACTCTGGCTCCAACGAATCAAAATGGGGTGCCATGTATGCAGAATTGGTTGTAAACTTCCCTGATATGAAAGGCTTCAAGATTAAGCCAATCTTTAGTGACAAGGCCTTCGATGGAAAACTAGCCGATGTAAGTTGGACTCAGGCACCTCGCACAAGAGAAGTGGATCACCAAGCTCCATATTACGTCGTTGCCAACACCTCTGAAAGCGCAGTACAAGCGATTAACCAAGCGATTAAGGCCGGAGCAAAAGTCTATCTGACAGAAGATGGATTTATCATGAAAACCGATCAATTTGCCCACCTTCTCAAAGATTTTGCCCTCTATGGAGAACCGCTCTACAAGCAACCAGTCGGTAAAGAATTAAAACCGATGAAGGTCTACGCCCCATCTCACTATTACCGTTGGGCAGGAGATTTTGCTATTCTAGCCAACTCTGCACTCGCTCTTGAACGGATGGGCTTTGAAATCGTGGCAACTGCTGATGAAGCAGACGCAATCGTGCTTGAATCAGACCAATTTGATGAAACCATTTTGGGCAAAAAACCTGTCATCGTTGTCGGTGGAGCCGCTATGCAACGACTAGAAGCACTCGGAATTCTCAAAGGATTCAACGCAGAACAATTTGAAAATGGTGGAGATTTTGAAGGCTTGATGAAAGCAATTGTGGATGACAAGGATCCACTAACCAGCGGCTATGCGATGAACAGCCTCTTCTACTCCAACTCTGGTAACTGGATTGAAGGAATCCCTGAAGGCTTCCGTACCCTAGTCCGTATCGCCGGTCAAGACTACTATATCGCAGGCTGGTGGCCAGGTTACGACCAATTGGCCAATAAAGTCGTCGCGATAGCAGGCCACTATATGGATCAACCACTCTTCATTTACGCAGGAAATCCGACCAACAAGGTACATCCTGTCCACTTCTTCCGTTGGGTATCCAACTCCCTCTTTGGCACACAGCTAGCGAGTTTGGAAGAACTGCCACCGGTTGAAGTCCTCGTTCCTCAGCCAGATCCTGGTCAAACTGCCGACCCTGGCATCAGCCAACTATCTCACACCGGACAAGGAAAACAAGTAGCAAGTAGCAAGAAGACCCTACCAAATACTGGCGCTCAAGACAGCAAGATCAGCATGGTAATCGGTAGCCTCCTCCTCCTTGCCGGCGGCTTCCTGTTCAACCTTAAACGCAAAGAGGACTAA